From the genome of Phytohabitans rumicis, one region includes:
- a CDS encoding ABC transporter permease: MTDTAVATTDVRPETVDNRQKNTGWLRWVVGIAAAPAIFGAFAAAKGVNPLAMYADLLASLADPAQAQTVVVRAAILILAALAVAVPARAGLLNVGGEGQIVIGAVAAAGVGLVADQRLPGGLVLALMALAAMAAGAAWAGLAAGLRLTVKVNEAISTLLLNFIAIDIMLGLIYDPWKDASGFGQPSSRPLADTARLPLFTTGGTVNAGIVLALLALGGVWWALRYTEWGFRLRVVGGNPEAARRAGLRVGPLLLSAMLVGGALAGLAGLVHFAGTEFKLRPGMTTGFGYVGFLASWLAMHRPLRVGLAALLLAAIAMGGDSLQIDSGLPAASLNVLMAVVLLVMLGRKR; this comes from the coding sequence ATGACCGACACCGCGGTCGCGACGACCGACGTACGCCCAGAAACTGTCGACAATCGACAAAAGAACACGGGGTGGCTGCGCTGGGTCGTCGGGATCGCCGCCGCGCCGGCCATCTTCGGCGCCTTCGCCGCCGCCAAGGGCGTCAACCCGCTCGCCATGTACGCCGACCTGCTGGCCTCGCTGGCCGACCCGGCCCAGGCCCAAACCGTCGTGGTACGCGCCGCGATCCTCATCCTCGCCGCGCTGGCGGTCGCCGTACCCGCGCGGGCCGGCCTGCTCAACGTCGGCGGCGAGGGACAGATCGTGATCGGTGCTGTGGCGGCGGCCGGCGTCGGCCTGGTCGCCGATCAGCGGCTGCCCGGCGGCCTGGTCCTGGCGCTGATGGCGCTCGCGGCGATGGCGGCCGGCGCGGCCTGGGCCGGGCTCGCCGCCGGGCTGCGGCTCACCGTCAAGGTGAACGAGGCGATCAGCACGCTGCTGCTCAACTTCATCGCCATCGACATCATGCTCGGGCTCATCTACGACCCGTGGAAGGACGCCTCCGGCTTCGGCCAGCCGTCCTCCCGGCCGCTCGCCGACACCGCCCGGCTGCCGCTGTTCACCACGGGCGGCACGGTGAACGCCGGCATCGTGCTCGCCCTGCTCGCCCTCGGCGGGGTCTGGTGGGCGCTGCGGTACACCGAGTGGGGCTTCCGGCTGCGCGTGGTCGGCGGCAACCCCGAGGCGGCCCGCCGAGCCGGCCTGCGGGTCGGCCCGCTGCTGCTGTCCGCGATGCTCGTCGGCGGCGCGCTGGCCGGCCTCGCCGGGCTGGTGCACTTCGCCGGCACCGAGTTCAAGCTGCGGCCCGGGATGACCACCGGCTTCGGGTACGTCGGGTTCCTCGCCAGCTGGCTGGCGATGCACCGCCCGCTGCGGGTCGGCCTCGCCGCGCTCCTGCTGGCCGCGATCGCGATGGGCGGGGACAGCCTGCAGATCGACTCCGGCCTGCCGGCCGCCTCGCTCAACGTCCTGATGGCCGTCGTCCTTCTGGTGATGCTGGGGAGAAAACGATGA
- a CDS encoding ATP-binding cassette domain-containing protein has protein sequence MLRDADPAGLSDAELVEAMVGRAVPPLPQDRKSQETAAAVVELRGVHVAGDRGHAALRQVDLDLYPGELVGVAGVAGSGQRELCEVILGLRKAAAGTVRLAGKALHGQPRQAIAAGAVGVPEDPITDAVVPGLTVLEHLALAGAPRGRRRIGVDWRSAAAAADRRDATARLRMAPRHRVLGELSGGNIQRVVLTRALGEPAALVVAAYPSRGLDIATTRRTQELLIEQRDAGAAVLVVSEDLDELLSISDRIAVLHDGHLAGVVRPAETDRYAIGQLMVGGGWAA, from the coding sequence GTGCTGCGCGACGCGGATCCGGCCGGGCTGAGCGACGCGGAGCTGGTCGAGGCGATGGTCGGCCGCGCCGTGCCGCCCCTTCCCCAGGACCGCAAGAGTCAGGAAACGGCAGCGGCCGTGGTCGAGCTGCGCGGCGTGCACGTCGCGGGCGACCGCGGGCACGCCGCGCTGCGCCAGGTCGACCTCGATCTGTACCCGGGCGAGCTGGTGGGCGTGGCGGGGGTCGCCGGCAGCGGGCAGCGGGAGCTGTGCGAGGTGATCCTCGGCCTGCGCAAGGCGGCCGCCGGTACGGTGCGGCTGGCCGGCAAGGCGCTGCACGGGCAGCCGCGCCAGGCCATCGCGGCCGGCGCGGTGGGCGTACCCGAAGATCCGATCACCGACGCGGTCGTGCCTGGACTCACGGTCCTGGAGCACCTCGCGCTGGCCGGCGCGCCGCGCGGCCGGCGGCGGATCGGGGTCGACTGGCGGTCGGCCGCCGCGGCGGCCGACCGCCGCGACGCGACGGCACGGTTGCGCATGGCGCCCCGGCACCGCGTGCTCGGCGAGCTGTCCGGCGGCAACATCCAGCGGGTCGTGCTGACCCGGGCGCTGGGCGAGCCGGCCGCGCTGGTGGTGGCCGCGTACCCGAGCCGGGGCCTGGACATCGCGACCACCCGGCGCACGCAGGAGCTGCTGATCGAGCAGCGGGACGCCGGCGCCGCGGTCCTGGTGGTCTCGGAGGACCTGGACGAGCTGCTGTCCATTTCGGACCGGATCGCGGTGCTGCACGACGGCCACCTCGCCGGGGTGGTCCGCCCGGCCGAGACCGACCGGTACGCGATCGGCCAGCTGATGGTGGGAGGTGGGTGGGCGGCATGA